The Cystobacter fuscus DSM 2262 genomic sequence GGCCTGGAAGGGTCTGCCCGGCGCGCTCCTGCCCCAGGCGGGGGAGTGGGCCACCAGCCTGAAGTGGACGGTGGGCTTCACCGCGGCCGCCTATGTCGCGCTGCTCGTGCCCGGCACGCAGACGCCCCGCTCCTCCTCGTCCTCGGAGTCCGTCGCCCAGGTGGCTCCGCTTCCGGGCTCCCTGGAGGCCTACCTCAAGAGCCTGTCCGCGCAGGAGCAGCAGGCCGTCTCCGACGCGCTCGCCCTCTACCGCCAGGCCACCCCCCTGCCGGCTCCCTCTCCCGCGCGCCGCCTGTATGGCACGACGAGCGCGCCGGTGAAGATGGTGGAGTGGACCGACAGCCGCTGCCCCCACTGCAAGGCCCTGGTGGAGACGCTCACCGTCATGAAGAAGCGCCTGCCCGAGGGCAAGTTGTCCCTCGAGGCCCGCCAGTACCCGCTCGACAGCGAGTGCAACTTCACCATGCCGCCCCAGGCCACCGATGGCTCCGGCATCCGCTGTGTCGCCGCCAAGGGGCAGATCTGCATCGAGGACGCTCCGGACTACTGGGAGCTGCGCGAGAAGCTCTTCGCCGCTCAGCGCTCGCTCACCAGCCGCGACGCGGTGCTGCAGGTGCTCTCCTCGGGCTCCATGTCCCGCATGCAACTGGATGCGTGCGTCGCCCGGCAGGACACCGAGCGCAAGCTGCGCGACGACATCGCCTACGCCAGGCAGCATGACATTCACGGCACGCCCCTGGTGGTCATCAATGGCCGCGAGGCGCGCGCGTTCCCGGCGTTCCTCTACGCCCTCATCCTGGCGGACGGCAACCCGGACGCGAGCGCCTTCGGCGCGCTGCCCACGCCCCGCGCCTTCCAGGCCCACCAGGCGCACTGAGCGGACGTCATGGGCAAGCGCGACAAGAAGCCCGAGGCGCCTGCCCCCGCGGCGCCCTTCCACAACCCCTTCGCCTCGCTCGCGCTCAACCGCGAGGCGCTGCCCGCCGGGCCCTCGCCCTCGCCCGTGAAGGACGAGCCGGCGCGGGGGCCCGCGCGCGCCGTGGTGCGCATGGAGCGCAAGGGCCGCGGCGGCAAGGAAGTGACGGTGGTGGAGCAGTTGGGGCTGCCCGAGGCCGAGCGCGAGAAGTGGCTCAAGGCGCTCAAGGGCGCGCTGGGCTGTGGCGGGGCGGTGGAGGAAGACACCCTGGTGCTCCAGGGGGATCAGCGCGAGCGGCTGCCCGCGCTGCTGGAAGCCCGCGGCGTGCGCCGCGTCACCGTCGGCTGAGCGCTACAGCGCGGCGATGACGGCGTCGGTGAAGTCGCGCGTGCTGGAGGTGCCGCCCAGGTCTCCGGTGCGCGCCTTGCCCTCGGAGTGCACGCGGGTGAGCGCGTTCTCGAAGCGGCGCGCGGCGTCCTTCATGTCCAACCAGTCGAGCATCATCACCGCCGACATCATCAGCGCGGTGGGGTTGGCCAGGCCCTTGCCCGCGATGTCCGGCGCCGTGCCGTGCACCGCCTCGAACATCGCCGTGCGCTCGCCGATGTTGGCCCCCGGCACCAGTCCCAGGCCTCCCACCAGCCCCGCGCACAAGTCACTGAGGATGTCCCCGTAGAGGTTCTCCATCACCAGCACGTCATAGCGGCTCGGATCCTTCACGAGCTGCATGCACATGTTGTCGACGATGACCTCCTCGTACTGGATCTCCGGGAACTCGCGGCCCACCTTGCGCGCGCAGTCGAGGAAGAGGCCATCCGACAGCTTCATGATGTTGGCCTTGTGCACCGCGGTGACCTTCTTGCGCCCGTTCTTGCGCGCGTGCTCGAAGGCGAAGCGCGCGATGCGGGTGGAGGCCTTCTCGGTGATGATCTTCAAGGACTCCACCACGCCCGGCACGATGATGTGCTCGAGGCCCGCGTAGAGGCTCTCCGTGTTCTCGCGCACCACCACCAGGTCCACGCCCTCGTAGCGCGTCTTCACGCCAGGCACGCTCTTGACGGGGCGCAGCGCGGAGTACAGGTCCAGGCGCTTGCGCAGCCCCACGTTGGCCGACGCCATGCCGCCGCCCACCACCGTGCCCGTGGGGCCCTTGAGCGCCACGCCGTTGCGCAGCACCGACTCCACCGTCGCGTCGGGCAGGTTGGTGCCGAACTTGGCGATGCACTCGGCCCCCGCGTCCCGGTGCTCGAACTCCAGGGGGACCTCGAGCGCCTGGAGGACCCGGAGGGTGGCCGCCATGACCTCGGGGCCGATACCGTCGCCATTGATGACCGTGACCGTACGCGGAGTCGCCATGGCGTTCGCTTCAACCACGCGAGCCGCGCTAATTCAAGGACGGAGGCGGAGGCGGAGGCGGGGGCGCAGCGGAGCGGCGGCCGCGGCGGCGGGGGGCGAGCGTGGCGTAGGGCCGGTAGAACGACTCCCACAGCGCGGCGCGTCGGCCCCGGGGCAGCGGGCGCAGCTCACCCATGGGCGCCCGGGTGAAGAAGGAGGATGCGAAGATATAGGTGAAGACGAGCACCACCAGCCCCACCACCACCGTCACCACCCCGCCCGGTACCGGGCCCACGCTCGCCCGCTGCATGAACTCGCCCACGTCCTTGGGGGCGTAGGGGTGGGTGTACACCTTGACGAACCAGGTGAGCGTCAACACGAGCAGGATGGGGCCGTAGGCGCGGTTGAGCCGCGTGGAGATGGCCGAGAAGAGCGAGAGCTGGATTTGTGGCCGCTCCACCAGGCTCACCAGCTCGCGGATGGCGTCCGGGTCCACCGGCTCGCGGCGCAAGAGCGGCACCCAGTAGCCGTTTTCCAACAGTCGCACCCGGCGGATCCACAAGTCGTAGTAGCGGTAGCGCCGCGCCTCGATGAGCAGGAACGTCAGCACCATCCACAGGCCCACCAGGAACACCACCGGCGAGGCCGAGGTGGTGAAGCCGAAGGAGATGACGGCCGCGGTGGTGGTGAGCGACCAGTTGGTGGTGTTGTCCAGTCGTGAGCGCCAGGTATCCGAGCGGCTGAGCTCGCCCCGGAAGAGCTGCGCCATGGCCGAGTCCGAGACGGGTGGGACCTCGAATTCGTTCTTGTCGCGATCATTACCGTCGTTCGCCATCCGCACCCTCCCAAGGGGGACCGTCGCATTTGCGGCTGGCCGGTCCCAGCTCCCATGCCCACCCTGTACGGGAGGAACCATGGTCATTCCCTTCCTCCAAGACACCCCACGGCCCGTGGACCCGGTGACGGCCCTGCTCGCCCTGCTGGAAGAGGAGGGTGAGCGCGTGGTGCGTCTGTGGGCCAAGCGCATCCGGGCCGAGACCCATGAGTTGGATGTGCCCGGCCGGGATTTGCGAGCCCCCTTGCGCCCGCTGGTGGACGAGCTCGTCCGCCTGCTCAGGGACCGGGGGAGGGACGCCCTCATCCTCTGGCCGGAGGTGGTGCGTTCGCACGGGGCACGGCGCTACGACCAGCGCTTCGACGCGGAGGACCTGGCGCGCGAGTTCAAGGCGCTGGGGGAAGTGCTGCTCTACGTGTACGCGCGGCGCAACCGCCAGCGGCTGGAGCCGGAGGTGGCCACCTTCATGGTGGAGCTGGTGGGCGAGGCGCACGCCTCGGCGCAGGCCTCCTTCACGCGGGTGCTCAAGACGGAGGAGGTGCGCTTTCGCGAGGCGGCGGTGATGGAGTCGGTGCTCAACCACGTGGAGGTGGGCATCCTGCTGGCCGAGCTGGATGGGACGGTGTCCTTCGCCACGCCGCCGGTCAGCCGCCTCATCGGCATGCCCATGCGCGCCGTGGTGGGCGCGCGCTCGCACACGTCGCTGGCGACGGTGCTCTCGCAGGTGAACGCGCGCCACCCGGACGGCACGCCCTTCAAGGTGGCCGACATGCCCTTCATGCGCGCGCTGCGCGAGCACGGGCCGGTGCGCGGCGTGCTCATGGTGGTGGAGCGGCCCGGTGGGGACGAGGCCACCCTGGAGCTGAGCGCCACGCCCCTGCGGCAGGAGGGCGACGAGCTCGCCGGCGTCATCCAGACCTTCACCGACCGCACCGAGGCGGCCAACCAGAACAAGGCGCTCTTGAGCGCCCATGACGAGCTGCGGCGGTTGCAGGACCGGCTGTTGCAGAGAACGCGCACGCAGGCCCTGGGGCAGCTGGCCAGTGGCGCGGCGCACGCGCTCAACAACCTGCTCAACGTGCTGCGCCTGCGCATCACCCTCTTGCGGCGCGAGTACAACCCCGAGCACCTGGACTCGCTGGACAGGACGGTGGGGCAGGTGGGGGAGCTGGTGGCGCGGCTGCAGGAGTTCAACGTGGAGCGCAGCGAGGAGCACCTGCACGACGTGCAGGTGGATGCCATGGTGCGCGAGGCGCTGGAGCTGGCGCGCGGGGAGCTGGAGCAGCGCGAGCACCCGGTGACGGTGGAGCTGCGCCTGGGCAGTCCCGGCGCGGTGCGGGCCGATCCAGGCTTCTTCCGCGAGCTGGTGGTGAACCTGCTCCTGGCCGAGCGCGAGCGGCTGGGGGATGGGGGCGGGCGCGTGGTCATCCAGACGCGCGCGGAGCCGGGGGGCCAGGGCATGCTGCGCGTGGAGGACGCGGGCACGCCCTACTCCGCCGGGGAGCTGACGCGCATGTTCGATCCGCTCAACCGCGACGTGGGCGCTCCCCAGTTGTCGTTGTTGCTCGCGGTGGCGCGCGAGCAGGTGCGGCGCTGGGGCGGGGAGCTGACGGTGGAGAACCTCGCCGGCCGTCCGGGCGCGGCCTTCGTCGTGCGCATGCCGCTGGTGCGCTCGGCCCAGGAGCGCGAGGAGGACGAGCGGCTCGCGGGGGACGGCTTTGGCATGGCGGGACCCCGGCGCTTCCAGCGCACGCGCCGGGTGCTGGTGGTGGACGACGATCCGGACAACGCGCGGATGATGGCGGAGCTGCTCAGCGAGGAGGGCTACGACGTGAAGGTGGCCCCGGGCGGCGAGGTGGCGCTCAAGATGTGGGACGAGCGGCTCTATGACGCGGCGCTCCTGGACGCGGTGATGCCGGACCTGTCCGGATGGGAGGTGGCGCGCGAGCTGCGCCAGCGCTCTCCCCATGCGCTGCTCGCCATCGTCACCGGCATGGACGTGCGCGGGCAGAATCGCGCCAACCTCGCCCTCGTGGACGCCGTGTTCCGCAAACCCATCGACGTGGGCGCCCTGGACGACTTCCTCGGGCAGTCCGACCTCTCCTCCTCCGGCTCCGCCTCGCCCTCTTTTCCGGGTTAATCCCTCTCTTCAGTTCTGGTTTGCAGGTGGGATGGATTTATGCAGCCAGATTGAGCTGGTCAATGATCAGACATGTTGGCGCCCATGGAGGGAAAGATGCGCGGGGGCTGTGGACGCCGAGGGGGGGAGCGGTGTGAAGTTGGGGCTCATGCACAGACACGATGAACAGGACCCATGGGTCGTGGCCCCGCCTGGCTCGGATGAGGATCTGGCGCGACGTCTGGCCATGGCGTCGCCCACGGATACCGCGCGGGGCATGTTCTTGCGCACCACGCTGGACGCGGTCCGCTGTCTGGGTGACGAGGAGGCGGTGCGCGACTGCCAGCGGGCCAGTGGCGAGGACAAGCTCGTCGACTTCTTCGCCTATCCGGTCAGCGCCAGCCTGCGCATGGTGTTCATCGCGGCGCGCATGCTGGAGGACCGCTGTGGAGGCATCGACGAGGCGCTGCGGGCCCTGGGCTACCGCGCCGCGGATGGCTTCCTGTGCTCGGCGGCGGGCATGGCGCTGCAACTGCTGGCCAATGGGGACGTGAAGAAGCTGGTGGACAACCTGCCGGCGACGTACCGGGCCTCGGTGAGCTTTGGCAGCCGCTCCATCGTGTGGACGGGCCCCACGCGCGGCCGGCTCATCATGCGCCGGGAGTTCATGCCCTACCCGTTCCTCGAGGGCGTGTTGATGGGGGTGCTGGACAAGGCGTGCGCGCGTGACGCCCAGGTGCGCGGCCACCAGCTCTCCACGCTGGAGAGCGAGTACGAGGTCTCCTGGCAGACGTGATAGGGCGTGGGGCATGTCCATGTCCCCCCTGCCTGCCCCCACCGCCGTCCTCTTCGACATGGACGGCACGCTCGTCGACAACATGCGCTTCCACGTCCAGGCCTGGGTCGCCCTGGCGCGCTCGCTCGGCCTCGATGAGGCCGGGGCGCCCGAGGAGCGCTTCGAGCGGGAGTTCGCTGGCAAGCGCAACGAGGAGATCCTCCCCGCGCTCCTGGGCCGCCCCATGGCCCCCGAGGAGGTGACGCGCCTGGCCGAACGGAAGGAAGCGCACTACCGCGAGCTGTACGGGCCGCACCTCACGCCCCTGCGCGGGGCCCTGGAACTGCTCGCCCGCTTGCGGCAGGCGGGGCGGGGGCTCGCGGTGGCCACGGCCGCGCCCGCGGCCAACCGGGACTTCGTGCTCGATGGGCTCGCGCTGCGCCCCTTCTTCTCGCGCGTCGTCGGCGCCGAGGACGTGAAGCGGGGCAAGCCCTCGCCGGACATCTTCCTCGCCACCGCCCGGGCGCTCGGCGTGGAGCCCTCCGGGTGCGTCGTCTTCGAGGACGCCTTCAACGGCATCCTCGCGGCGCGCGCGGCCGGCATGTTCGCCGTGGGTGTCACCACCCTCCTGCCGGAACAGACGCTGCGTGAGGCGGGCGCCCATTGGGTCATTCCTGACTTCGCCTCGCTGCCCGAGGAACTCGAGCGCTGGCTGCTGCACGCGCGCTGAGCCTCGACACCGCGCGCGCCCCCTCGCTGTGGCCGGATTGAAAGCTTTCAACGTTCCGGTAGGGGCCGGGTGATGACAGCGCAATCCCACAAGGGGAATGGAAAGACAGACAATGCCTATCCTTTTCCCTGGAAAAGGGAATAAGATGGCGCTGGCTGTTACCGACATCCCGGCGGGGATGCCCTACGCTAGGAATTGGTCGTTCGAACGGGTTGCCGCTCAGGGGGCACTCATGGCCGTGAATGACAGCGTGGGCCTTGGTGGGGCAAAGGCAGACATCTGGGAGCGAGAGCTGGCGCGGCGCGGCGGTCTGGTCGCGGAGCAGCACACGGTGCGTGGGATGTACTTCAATGGCACACTCGATGCGCTCCGCTCCCTGGGGCACGAGCCGCTGGTGAGACGTTGTGTGGAGGAGAGTGGCGAATCCCACTTCCTGGACTTCTTCAGCTACCCCGCGAGGTTGCACTACCGGATGGTCTCCACGGCGCTGCCGGCACTGGCACGGGAGTACGGGGGAGCGGAGGAGGGGCTGCGGCAACTGGGGCAGCAGGTGGCGCAACGGGTGTGGGGGCTCGGGGTGGGCAAGGTGATGCTGTCGTTGTCACCGCTCAGTCCCCGGCAGCTCCAGTCCGCGCTGCCCATGGCCTATCGCACGTCGGTGAGCTTCGGCGAGTACCAGGTGCGCTGGATGGGGCCGTGCAGCGGACGGCTGACGCTCAAGCAGGGCTTCATGCCCTATCCGTTCCACGAGGGCGTGGTGAAGACATCGTTGGGTTTGTGGGGGGGGCGCGCGGTACGTGTCAGTGGCAGGCAGACAGGTGGGCTCGACAGTGAATGCGACTTCTGGTGGCAGTGAGCGGCTCCTTCATGGGCGAGGGAGCACGGTGAGCCCCCCCCTCGAGTTTCCGGGACGCGAGGCCACGCTGTGGGCGCCACGGCTGGCCCAGGCGACCTCGGAGGACATGGCGCGTGGCTTGTTCTTCCAGGGGGCCCTGCGGGCCATCCGGGTCCTCGGCGACGAGGAGCTGGCGGCGCGGTGTGCCGCCGCGTGCGGACAGGCCTGGTTCTTCGACTTCTTCAACTACTCCATCCGGCTCTTCCTGGAGATGGTGTCCACGGCGCTGCCCCCGCTCATGGAGCGCCATGGCGAGGCGGAGTGCACCCTGTGGTTGATGGGGCATTGCGTGGCGACGGACTTCCTGGAGTCGGAGGCCGGCCGGGCCATGCAGGTGCTGGTGCGCGGCGAGGCGCGGCGGCTCGTCAATCACCTGCCGTCCACCTATCTGGTGTCGGTCAATGGCACGCGCTCGGTGGAGTGGTTGGGCCCCCAGCACTGCCGCTTCACCATGAAGCGCGACTTCGCGCCCGCGGCGTTCCACGAGGGCATGCTGGTGGCCATGTTGGAGCGGATGGATGCCCGCCGTGTCCACGTGGTGGGTGTGCAGACAGGCGTGCTGGACAGCGAGTACGACATCTCCTGGCGGTGAGTGTGGGGATGAGGTACCCCAGCGGTTGGATCCGGGCTTCGCGCCCCCCTTCGAATCCGAGGTCCGATTGATTGCTTCTCCTTTAGTCGAAGCCGGGTGGGTTCCCGATCTCTCGCGGCGGCTGGAACTCGTGCCGTCCTCGCACACCACGCGGGGGCTGTTCGTGCGCAGCTTCCAGGCGGCGGTCCTCGCGCTCGGCGAGGGGGACGCGGACGTGCTGGAGCGCTGCCGCCAGGTGTGGGCGCAGCACGACACGTACGTGGACTCCTTCCAGTACCCCTCCCGGCTGCAGCTCGAGGTACTGAGCGTGGCCCTCGAGCCCCTGGCCGCCCGGCATGGAGGCCCCGCCCAGGTCCTGCGGATGCTGGGGCGGCGGTGTGTGCGCGACTTCCTGGCGTCCCACGTCGGCCGGGCGCTGCTCGTGGCGGCGGGCAGTGACGCGAGGCGGCTGATGAACCATGCCCCCGAGGCCTATCGGATCGCCGTGAACGCCGGCGTGCACTCCCTGCGGTGGCTGGGGACCAATCGCTGTGTGTGGAGCATGCACCGCGACTTCATGCCCATGCCGTTCCAGGAAGGCGTCATCCTGGGCCTGTTCGAGGAGGCACGCATCCTGGGCGTGACGGTGTACGGCCGGCAACTGGATACGCTCGAGGGCGAGTACGACATCTCCTGGCGCTGAGCCGGGACGGCGCCGGAGGGCTAGACTCCTTTCGTGCTGACTGCCCTGGAGCGGATCCGTCGCAAGGTGGAGGCTGGCGAGCCCCTGGAGGAGCGGGAGTGGGAGGTGCTGCGCTCGGCGGCCCGGGACACCCCGGGGCCCACGCTGCGGCTCACCCTGGCGCATGCGTGGGTGAACGCGGGCGCCGAGCGCGAGGCCCTGCCTCTGCTCGAGTCCCTGCGGCGTGACTTCCCCCAGGACATTCAGGTGCGCCTGGGGTTGGCGCGGGCGCTGCTCGGGCTGGAGCGGATGGGCGAGGCGGAGACCGTGCTGCGCGACGTGCTCGCCCTCAACCCGGGAGATCCCGAGGCGCTCAAGGTGCTCGCGGTGCTCGCCCTGCGGCGGGGTGAGCACGGCCGCGCGCGGGCCTTCGTGGCGGAGGCGCTGGCGCGGGATCCCTTCGACGCGGAGGCGCGCCTGCTCAAGGAGGAGCTGGAGTCCGGTGAGCTTCCTCCACCCCCCGTGCCTCCGGCTCCGGCGTCGCGCGCGGAGTTCCTCGCCGCGCTGCTCGCCGCGCTGCACCGCGCGGGCGTGGCGTGCCGGCGGCAGGGCACGCACCTGCTGGTGAAGTTCGCCTCGGGAGGGGTGGGCCGGATGGACGTGGACTCGCTCCATGCCGCCTACCGCGAGAGCGCGCAGCCGCTGACGGAGCACGTGGCGGAGCTGGTGGCGCGGCTGCGGGGGTTGTCGGGGCCCGCGGGGGCGGAGGACGGGTGGGAGCGGCGGGTGCGCCCGGTGCTGCGGCCCGCGCGGTTCTCGGAGCGGGCGGTGGGCGCGCTGCACCGGCCCGCGGGCGCGGGGCTCGAGGTCTTCTATGTCCTGGAGGACGAGGCCTTCGTGCGCTACCTGCCCGAGACGTCGCTGGGGCCCGCCGGGCTCTCCGCGCCCGAGGTGGACGCGCTCGCCTGGAGCCACCTGGAGGCGAACCCCGCGCCGGTGCGCGCCGTGGTGCTGGAGGAGGGACGGGTGGTGCTCGTGGAGCGGGGCACCGGTGTCTGGGCGGTGGCGGGGGGCGATGGGTTGGATGGGGCCCGGCTGCTCACCGAGGCCCAGCGGCGGCGGCTCGTCGCGCACGTGGGCGAGGGGCCCTGGTGCGTGCACCTGGGCTGGCGCGAGTTCGCGCTGGTGTGCCGGGAGTCGGACGAGGCCTCGCGCGGCGCGCTCTCCCGGCTGGGCGCGGCCCCGGATGGAATCGAGGGCCTCTTCCGGCTCGCGGACGGGGGACTCGAGGTGCTCTGAGTCCCGCGGCGCGTGTCACCCCGCGCTGGCCTTGGGCGGCAGCACGTCGCTCAGCGCTTCAGTTGTTGGGAGAGAGCTCGCCCGCGAACCACGTGCCCGCGCCGATCCAGCTGTTGCCGTACCCGCTGTGACCCTGGTTGACGTAGAACTGGCGCTGGTACTCGGTGTCCTTCCAGCAGATGAAGAGCACGCACTTCTTCACGGTGCGGCTGCGGAACCGGTAGCCGTAGGCCAGCGGGTAGTGGGTCAGCCAGCCGGTGCCGATGATGGCGGGCACCTTCCGATCCTTGATGGAGTCACGCGCCCTCTCGCGCAGCCTCGTCGCGTGGTAACCAAGAACGTTGTAGTGGGTGGACACGGTCGCCCCCGAGCGATTCTTCAGGTAGCCGTTGGCCTCGTCCATGTTCCAGGGGGCGGTGGCACCATTGTCATTGAAGGGGTTGCAGAAGGTGTCGACGTGGTTGCGCAGCTCCCAGGTCATGTTGCGCACGCCGGTGTCCATGCTCGCGGGCGCCACCGCGTCGGCGTCGTAGCCGCCATTCGCGCGGTACATGCCCCAGCGCTTGGCCCAGGTCGGGTTGCCCAGGGACGCCTGGAGATCACCCCAGCCAAACAGCATCGACCAGGCCGTGGCGCCACAACCGCTGTAGCACCCGGAGGTGTTCGGCCCGGTGCCGGAGGACATCTGCCCGTAGAGGCGCTGATTCGCATGACTGCCGGCGAAGGAGGTGGACCAGGGACTCCAGGCTCCCAGCAGTCCCTGGTCCGCCCAGTGCAGGCTCTCGGAGCCGTCGGATTTCGAGGTGGACGCCTCCGGACTCACATCCTCGCGCGCCAGGACGACGAAGCGCACCGACTCGGCGGGGGCACCGGGGTAATAGATGTCCACGGTCAGCGGCAGCTCGACGCCGGGCTTGGCCGCGACCGCGGTCAGCACCAGCTTCTGGTTGCCCGCGGAGGTGGTGACGAGCTGGGCCCTGACGAACTGGGAGCCCTCCCCGCTGAGCCGGAACTCGGCCTGGGGATACAGCAACGCCAGCTCGGCGGTCCGGCCCTCGACGAGCCCCTCCCCCGAGTCCCGCGCCAGGGCATCCGTCGTCCACTCCTCCTCCGCCTGACGCTTCAGCGACTCCGCGATGGGGGCATAGGACTCACGGTAGCCCGCCTTGAGCTCCTGCCACGATCGCCAGCCGGTCAGCTCGAGGGGTTGGGTGGGAGTGCTCGGGCCATCGACGACCCGGCGGGCCACGGCCCTGGAGGCTTCGCGGTCATCGGCGATCGCCACCTCCGGCACCCACGAGACATCCGTTGGCGTGATGGGGCCCTCGAGCGCGGCCGGGTCCTGACCCACGATGCGGTGGGGCAAGCCGCCCATGTTCGCCAGCATCTCGCCCTCGAGTCCCTCGGCCACATAGGAGAGGGCGTCCACCTTGTAGAAGGTGGTGACCGCTTTGCCAGCCGTCCGGGTCAGGGTCTCGGTCGGCGACAGCCCCTCGAAGCTCCAGTGGGCGATGGGATAGTCGTGGGAGCCCGTCGACACGATGATGAAGCCCATGGACCGATCCCGGACGAGCACGCGGAACTCGTAGTAGGCCACGCCCAGGACATCTGGCCGGTACAGGGGCTGCACATCGGGAGCCAGGAGGGCGCTCCCCCAGGTCGGTGCGCTCTCGGTCCCCCGCATGTCCTCGAGGAGCTGCGCCGCCAGGCGATAGGACTCCCGCGGCACCCGCGTGATCGGCAGGGCCTGTCTGCTCATCAAGAGCTGCTCGGCCCGCGGCTCGGGGCGTTGTGGCACGTCGGCCGCGAGGTCCGTCTGGGGATCCCCCACCCCACAGCCAGCCAGGGTGAGTGCGAAAACGGCGGTCCAGGAGTTCTTTTTCTTCATCACGAGTCGTCTCTCCGTGAGCCTTCAGGCTCATTCAACTTCCTCGCGCTCATCCGTTTGCCGGGGCGCTTGTGAAGGAAACGAAGCCTGGAGGAGATCTTCCCGCTGGGTATTTCCCGGTCTTTTTTTGGAGCCCCTCCGCAATGGGGACCTGGGATAGGCTGTGTCGGCAACTTCACCAGGAGCATGCATGCGCAATGGAATGAAGCAGCTCGGTATGAGTCTCGGCCTCTTCTTGTCTCTGGGGACCTCGTCGGCGGCCCTGGCCTATCCCCCGCAGTGTATGGATGTTTGTTCATGCAACAGCAGCTGTGCCGCGCCTTGCTATCAGGGCACCTTCCGAAGCAGCTGTGCGGATGAGATCTGCGTGGACTACTGCCGGCCCAGCGTCATCCAGGCCTCGGTCTCCCAGGCCTCCTCCACCCAGGAGGCCCAGGACACCCAGGAGCCGCGGGACGCTTCCCAGGATGTCTGCGATGAGCGGGCGCGGCAGGCCACTTCCTCGAAGAGCTGAGCCCACGCCTCCGTACTAGCCAGCGACGAAGGCCACCCCCGGGTGGTGTTGATTTCGCCCATGCTCAACAGGAGTTGCATGGGCATTCCCAGCCGCATGCGCATCAATTGGTCGAGCAGGTAGACATGCGGCTGGGACGTGGGGCTTCTTGAGTCATCTCGTCGACTCAGGGTGTCGTGACCATTTGCCAGGCGACTCCTTGTGGGGAATCAAGCCTGGACAGGTGATGGTAGACGTTGCGTGTGAGGGAGGGACGTGTGCACCTGCCTCGCGGCGCACGAGGGCCGGGGCCCGGGTCAGCTGGACCCGCCCGGCAGGAAGCTGTCGGGGAGGACGGTGTTCACCGCGCGGACCATCTCCGGCAATCGATCCCAATCGACGTCCCAGTCAGGCGCGTAACCATCCCTGCCCTGGGGCGGGGGGGGCGGGGGGACGGGCTCGGTGCCCCACGAGATGGGGGGGCCCGCATCCGCGGTCGCCACGTCCGTGGTCTGGCTCGGAAACGAGCCGTGGTAGCTGACCCCGGGAGGAGTGGTGATGAGGATGGCCTTCTGGCGGAGCATGTTCTCGGTGAAGGGGCCCAGCTCCGTCTGGAGCTGCCCATCGATCACGAAGACGTAGGCGCCGGTGGACATGTCCAGGCCGAAGG encodes the following:
- a CDS encoding TIGR02265 family protein, which produces MSPPLEFPGREATLWAPRLAQATSEDMARGLFFQGALRAIRVLGDEELAARCAAACGQAWFFDFFNYSIRLFLEMVSTALPPLMERHGEAECTLWLMGHCVATDFLESEAGRAMQVLVRGEARRLVNHLPSTYLVSVNGTRSVEWLGPQHCRFTMKRDFAPAAFHEGMLVAMLERMDARRVHVVGVQTGVLDSEYDISWR
- a CDS encoding tetratricopeptide repeat protein, with protein sequence MLTALERIRRKVEAGEPLEEREWEVLRSAARDTPGPTLRLTLAHAWVNAGAEREALPLLESLRRDFPQDIQVRLGLARALLGLERMGEAETVLRDVLALNPGDPEALKVLAVLALRRGEHGRARAFVAEALARDPFDAEARLLKEELESGELPPPPVPPAPASRAEFLAALLAALHRAGVACRRQGTHLLVKFASGGVGRMDVDSLHAAYRESAQPLTEHVAELVARLRGLSGPAGAEDGWERRVRPVLRPARFSERAVGALHRPAGAGLEVFYVLEDEAFVRYLPETSLGPAGLSAPEVDALAWSHLEANPAPVRAVVLEEGRVVLVERGTGVWAVAGGDGLDGARLLTEAQRRRLVAHVGEGPWCVHLGWREFALVCRESDEASRGALSRLGAAPDGIEGLFRLADGGLEVL
- a CDS encoding DUF2378 family protein — protein: MDPGFAPPFESEVRLIASPLVEAGWVPDLSRRLELVPSSHTTRGLFVRSFQAAVLALGEGDADVLERCRQVWAQHDTYVDSFQYPSRLQLEVLSVALEPLAARHGGPAQVLRMLGRRCVRDFLASHVGRALLVAAGSDARRLMNHAPEAYRIAVNAGVHSLRWLGTNRCVWSMHRDFMPMPFQEGVILGLFEEARILGVTVYGRQLDTLEGEYDISWR
- a CDS encoding TIGR02265 family protein, which produces MAVNDSVGLGGAKADIWERELARRGGLVAEQHTVRGMYFNGTLDALRSLGHEPLVRRCVEESGESHFLDFFSYPARLHYRMVSTALPALAREYGGAEEGLRQLGQQVAQRVWGLGVGKVMLSLSPLSPRQLQSALPMAYRTSVSFGEYQVRWMGPCSGRLTLKQGFMPYPFHEGVVKTSLGLWGGRAVRVSGRQTGGLDSECDFWWQ